In one window of Coleofasciculus chthonoplastes PCC 7420 DNA:
- a CDS encoding DUF4388 domain-containing protein, giving the protein MCITGSLADFSLPQVFCLLETGHQSGLLTLHPEGTDHTSSNQAYYIWVYRGQLVGMANLLDHQGLVSLIAQQRWLKDICPSSLFAKLNRLCPKHQPLGSYLKKQGILTNQQLKWLFQSQVLQPLCDAFQLKAGHFRFDHNVPLPTIEMTGLSISATLATLMGLRNLPSWDALANHLPDPDMGLASLGTDQSEFPLNDLEWQVWTYTDCMMSLKSIAQYLQLPLKTVQQIAFRLIAIGLAEEMSLAVEDDYTPAIESQSSGLHQDSYREVVSYSFLQHLLGFLVPKAS; this is encoded by the coding sequence ATGTGCATCACAGGTTCTCTTGCTGATTTTTCTCTACCGCAAGTTTTTTGCTTACTGGAAACTGGACATCAAAGCGGTTTACTCACGCTGCATCCTGAAGGTACGGATCATACGTCCTCGAATCAAGCGTATTATATCTGGGTGTATCGGGGACAGCTTGTGGGAATGGCAAATTTGTTAGATCATCAAGGTTTAGTCTCCTTAATTGCCCAACAGCGCTGGCTCAAGGATATCTGTCCATCCAGTCTCTTTGCTAAACTGAACCGATTATGTCCTAAGCATCAACCTTTGGGTTCTTATCTGAAAAAACAGGGTATTTTAACCAACCAACAACTCAAGTGGCTATTTCAATCTCAAGTTCTCCAGCCCTTATGTGATGCATTTCAACTTAAAGCAGGTCATTTTAGGTTTGATCATAATGTACCGTTACCGACAATAGAAATGACGGGTTTGAGTATATCGGCGACACTCGCCACATTGATGGGACTGAGAAATTTACCAAGTTGGGATGCTTTGGCGAATCACTTACCTGATCCAGATATGGGTTTAGCCAGTTTAGGGACAGATCAGTCTGAGTTTCCGTTAAATGACCTAGAGTGGCAAGTTTGGACATATACGGATTGTATGATGTCTCTCAAATCCATCGCCCAATACCTACAACTTCCCCTGAAAACGGTACAGCAGATTGCTTTTCGCTTAATTGCGATCGGTTTAGCCGAAGAGATGTCTCTAGCGGTAGAGGATGACTATACCCCAGCCATTGAGTCTCAATCATCAGGGTTACACCAAGACTCCTATCGGGAAGTCGTTAGTTATTCGTTTCTGCAACATTTACTAGGATTTTTAGTTCCTAAAGCGTCTTAG
- a CDS encoding response regulator transcription factor: MKILVVEDNLDFAEALFECLTFEGYIVDVVTNGVAAWERAVITDYDLVLSDIELPKLDGISLCKKLRYHGYHLPIFLMTGLERDLPIILTNEAKANGYFFKPFSFQELLDRIQSHCLCC; the protein is encoded by the coding sequence ATGAAAATCCTTGTCGTTGAAGATAACTTAGACTTTGCCGAAGCGTTATTTGAATGTCTCACCTTTGAAGGCTATATCGTCGATGTAGTCACAAACGGTGTAGCGGCTTGGGAACGGGCAGTAATCACTGACTATGACTTGGTACTTTCTGATATCGAGCTTCCCAAACTGGATGGGATAAGTCTGTGTAAAAAATTGCGTTATCATGGCTATCATCTGCCTATATTCCTAATGACAGGTTTAGAACGAGATTTGCCAATAATCTTGACGAATGAAGCTAAAGCTAATGGTTATTTTTTTAAACCCTTTAGCTTTCAAGAGTTATTAGATCGAATTCAATCCCACTGTCTCTGTTGCTAA